A window from Chiroxiphia lanceolata isolate bChiLan1 chromosome 3, bChiLan1.pri, whole genome shotgun sequence encodes these proteins:
- the DPYSL5 gene encoding dihydropyrimidinase-related protein 5 isoform X1, which translates to MMANAATMRILIKGGKVVNDDCTLEADVYIENGIIQQVGRELMIPGGAKVIDATGKLVIPGGIDTSTHFHQTFMNATCVDDFYHGTKAALVGGTTMIIGHVLPDKETSLLDAYEKCRSLADPKVCCDYALHMGITWWAPKVKAEMETLVREKGVNSFQMFMTYKDLYMLRDSELYQVLRACRDFGAIARVHAENGELVAEGAKEALDLGITGPEGIEISRPEELEAEATHRVITIANRTHCPVYLVNVSSMSAGDVIAAAKMQGKVVYAETTTAHATLTGLHYYHQDWFHAAAYVTVPPLRLDTNTSAYLMSLLANDTLNIVASDHRPFSTKQKAMGKEDFTKIPHGVSGVQDRMNIIWERGVVGGKMDENRFVAVTSSNAAKIHNLYPRKGRIIPGADADVVVWDPEATKTISASTQVQGGDINLYENMRCHGVPLVTISRGRVVYENGVFMCAEGTGKFCPLRSFPDVAYKKLVQREKTLKLRGVDRTPYLGDVAVVVHAGKKETGTPLADTPTRPATRHGGMRDLHESSFSLSGSQIDDHVPKRASARILAPPGGRSSGIW; encoded by the exons aTGATGGCCAACGCGGCCACCATGCGGATCCTCATCAAGGGGGGGAAGGTGGTGAACGACGACTGCACGCTCGAGGCCGACGTCTACATCGAGAACGGCATCATCCAGCAAGTGGGGCGCGAGCTGATGATCCCTGGCGGTGCCAAGGTCATCGACGCCACCGGCAAGCTCGTCATCCCGGGCGGCATCGACACCAGCACCCACTTCCACCAGACCTTCATGAACGCCACCTGTGTCGATGACTTCTACCACGGCACCAAG GCAGCGCTGGTGGGGGGCACGACAATGATCATCGGCCACGTCCTGCCCGACAAGGAGACGTCGCTGCTGGACGCCTACGAGAAGTGCCGCAGCCTGGCCGACCCCAAGGTGTGCTGTGACTACGCCCTGCACATGGGCATCACCTGGTGGGCGCCCAAG GTGAAGGCAGAGATGGAGACGCTGGTGCGGGAGAAGGGGGTGAACTCCTTCCAGATGTTCATGACCTACAAGGACCTGTACATGCTGCGGGACAGCGAGCTCTACCAGGTCCTGCGCGCCTGCCGCGACTTCGGCGCCATCGCCCGCGTCCACGCCGAGAACGGAGAACTCGTGGCtgag gGAGCCAAGGAAGCGCTGGATCTGGGCATCACGGGACCAGAGGGCATTGAGATCAGCCGGCCCGAAGAG CTGGAAGCCGAGGCCACGCACCGTGTCATCACCATCGCCAACAGG ACCCACTGCCCTGTGTACCTGGTGAACGTCTCCAGCATGTCTGCGGGGGACGTCATCGCTGCTGCCAAGATGCAAG GGAAGGTGGTGTACGCGGAGACGACCACGGCGCACGCCACGCTCACCGGGCTGCACTACTACCACCAGGACTGGTTCCACGCCGCCGCCTACGTCACCGTGCCGCCGCTGCGCCTCGACACCAACACCTCCGCCTACCTCATGAGCCTGCTCGCCAA CGACACGCTGAACATCGTGGCCTCGGACCACCGGCCCTTCAGCACCAAGCAGAAGGCCATGGGCAAGGAGGACTTCACCAAGATCCCCCACGGCGTCAGCGGGGTGCAGGACCGCATGAACATCATCTGGGAGCGCGGCGTG GTGGGGGGTAAGATGGATGAGAACCGCTTCGTGGCCGTGACCAGCTCCAACGCCGCCAAGATCCACAACCTGTACCCCCGCAAGGGCCGGATCATCCCCGGGGCCGACGCCGACGTCGTGGTCTGGGACCCCGAGGCCACCAA GACCATCTCGGCCAGCACCCAGGTGCAGGGTGGGGACATCAACCTGTACGAGAACATGCGGTGCCACGGGGTGCCCCTGGTCACCATCAGCCGCGGGCGCGTGGTCTACGAGAACGGCGTCTTCATGTGTGCCGAGGGCACTGGCAAGTTCTGCCCGCTCCGCTCCTTCCCGGACGTCGCCTACAAGAAGCTGGTGCAGCGGGAGAAG ACTTTGAAGCTGCGGGGTGTGGATCGCACCCCGTACCTGGGGGACGTGGCCGTGGTTGTGCATGCTGGGAAAAAAGAGACGGGGACGCCCCTGGCCGATACGCCCACCCGGCCGGCCACGCGACACGGGGGCATGAGGGACCTCCACGAGTCCAGCTTCAGCCTCTCCG GTTCTCAGATCGATGACCACGTTCCAAAACGAGCCTCGGCCCGGATTCTCGCTCCCCCCGGGGGCCGGTCGAGCGGCATCTGGTAG
- the DPYSL5 gene encoding dihydropyrimidinase-related protein 5 isoform X2 → MMANAATMRILIKGGKVVNDDCTLEADVYIENGIIQQVGRELMIPGGAKVIDATGKLVIPGGIDTSTHFHQTFMNATCVDDFYHGTKAALVGGTTMIIGHVLPDKETSLLDAYEKCRSLADPKVCCDYALHMGITWWAPKVKAEMETLVREKGVNSFQMFMTYKDLYMLRDSELYQVLRACRDFGAIARVHAENGELVAEGAKEALDLGITGPEGIEISRPEELEAEATHRVITIANRTHCPVYLVNVSSMSAGDVIAAAKMQGKVVYAETTTAHATLTGLHYYHQDWFHAAAYVTVPPLRLDTNTSAYLMSLLANDTLNIVASDHRPFSTKQKAMGKEDFTKIPHGVSGVQDRMNIIWERGVVGGKMDENRFVAVTSSNAAKIHNLYPRKGRIIPGADADVVVWDPEATKTISASTQVQGGDINLYENMRCHGVPLVTISRGRVVYENGVFMCAEGTGKFCPLRSFPDVAYKKLVQREKVLRSMTTFQNEPRPGFSLPPGAGRAASGRAGDLSPN, encoded by the exons aTGATGGCCAACGCGGCCACCATGCGGATCCTCATCAAGGGGGGGAAGGTGGTGAACGACGACTGCACGCTCGAGGCCGACGTCTACATCGAGAACGGCATCATCCAGCAAGTGGGGCGCGAGCTGATGATCCCTGGCGGTGCCAAGGTCATCGACGCCACCGGCAAGCTCGTCATCCCGGGCGGCATCGACACCAGCACCCACTTCCACCAGACCTTCATGAACGCCACCTGTGTCGATGACTTCTACCACGGCACCAAG GCAGCGCTGGTGGGGGGCACGACAATGATCATCGGCCACGTCCTGCCCGACAAGGAGACGTCGCTGCTGGACGCCTACGAGAAGTGCCGCAGCCTGGCCGACCCCAAGGTGTGCTGTGACTACGCCCTGCACATGGGCATCACCTGGTGGGCGCCCAAG GTGAAGGCAGAGATGGAGACGCTGGTGCGGGAGAAGGGGGTGAACTCCTTCCAGATGTTCATGACCTACAAGGACCTGTACATGCTGCGGGACAGCGAGCTCTACCAGGTCCTGCGCGCCTGCCGCGACTTCGGCGCCATCGCCCGCGTCCACGCCGAGAACGGAGAACTCGTGGCtgag gGAGCCAAGGAAGCGCTGGATCTGGGCATCACGGGACCAGAGGGCATTGAGATCAGCCGGCCCGAAGAG CTGGAAGCCGAGGCCACGCACCGTGTCATCACCATCGCCAACAGG ACCCACTGCCCTGTGTACCTGGTGAACGTCTCCAGCATGTCTGCGGGGGACGTCATCGCTGCTGCCAAGATGCAAG GGAAGGTGGTGTACGCGGAGACGACCACGGCGCACGCCACGCTCACCGGGCTGCACTACTACCACCAGGACTGGTTCCACGCCGCCGCCTACGTCACCGTGCCGCCGCTGCGCCTCGACACCAACACCTCCGCCTACCTCATGAGCCTGCTCGCCAA CGACACGCTGAACATCGTGGCCTCGGACCACCGGCCCTTCAGCACCAAGCAGAAGGCCATGGGCAAGGAGGACTTCACCAAGATCCCCCACGGCGTCAGCGGGGTGCAGGACCGCATGAACATCATCTGGGAGCGCGGCGTG GTGGGGGGTAAGATGGATGAGAACCGCTTCGTGGCCGTGACCAGCTCCAACGCCGCCAAGATCCACAACCTGTACCCCCGCAAGGGCCGGATCATCCCCGGGGCCGACGCCGACGTCGTGGTCTGGGACCCCGAGGCCACCAA GACCATCTCGGCCAGCACCCAGGTGCAGGGTGGGGACATCAACCTGTACGAGAACATGCGGTGCCACGGGGTGCCCCTGGTCACCATCAGCCGCGGGCGCGTGGTCTACGAGAACGGCGTCTTCATGTGTGCCGAGGGCACTGGCAAGTTCTGCCCGCTCCGCTCCTTCCCGGACGTCGCCTACAAGAAGCTGGTGCAGCGGGAGAAG GTTCTCAGATCGATGACCACGTTCCAAAACGAGCCTCGGCCCGGATTCTCGCTCCCCCCGGGGGCCGGTCGAGCGGCATCTGGTAGAGCCGGGGACCTGTCCCCCAACTGA